The nucleotide sequence GCATAGTAAGtgaagctctctgggtgctaGTGAGATGCTGACATAGACCAGGCACCCTCCATCCTCCACACTGAGAATGCGTAACTGAGCCTTTCGTGCGCAACGTAGCTGCAGCTGGACATCTTGTTGTCCATCTCGTCGCTCTGCAGCACCTGACAGAGAAAGTCAATGTATCTTGAGGCGAGTTTCAGCGTCTGTATCTTGCTCAGTTTGTCCGATGGCAGGGTGGGGATAATTTTGCGCAAAGACGAAAAGGCCTCATTCAGAGACTGAGTCCGTTGCCTCTCCCGGACGTTAGCCAGAACGCGCTGGTTCTGCAGCTCCTCGTAAGACTGGGTGCTGCTCGGACTCGGTTTCTTCCCCTGTTTACCCGGCCCCGggctgctgccgccgctgcTGTCCTCGCAGGACTTTTTActgtgtctcctcttcctcgcgAAGCGCTTCTGCTGCCTGTCCAGCTCCTCCTCGCTGGTCACCAGACTATCCACAGGGGAGTGCGGGGAACTGGAGCCCTCTTCCATTTCTTTCTTGAAGAAATGCAGGGATAGAGCGGAGAAAACGTTGTCCACCTTTGAAGCCGTGGTTACAAAAATGTGTAGAAATCCGAAAAGATGGGGACAATAATTTCAAGATGTGTTGCTCTCTGCGCTTCAAACTGCTGTCAAACTGGAGGTTGGCACGCGTCTCCTCGTGCAGGAAGTTTTGTCCTTAAATTTTTTTGGAAACTTTATCCCGGTTTCAGATGCTAAATAGTTTTGAGAGTGAAAGGGGAGGGGTTTGGAGGGCGGAGGGGGAGCTAGCGCGCGTCCTGGTCCGTTAATAAGCAGGAGGGACCAGTCATGGTTTCATATGACTGAAGCAAGGCACTTTTATTTACTGTCAGAAGCAAAGGggatttattctatttttccaTTTACTCTCGATCACATAAcgacctgtttttatttattttttaaaataaattcaatgcAGAAGCTCAATTAATCAAACTATGAATTAATGataaaagatcacaaatatttccccttacacatttcttcttttaaatcaatctAAAAGAAAGATGCATCTTCAAATTGGCTTCTGATTTTGAACTCATTTTGACACATTTTATACACTTGTTCAGGCCgattttttaattgtatataACCCCAACCTCTATAAAACAATCTCATTTGAAAGTCGTGCAGTTGCAATAAAGTAAAACATCAGCCTAAGCTGTTAGGCTAAATAAAGTACTGAATGGAATAATAACCCATAATATTGTTAAAGATTTTCCTCTATTCTTGAAATACTGTATACCAGTCGTTCTCAGCAGGGCATTTTAGATTTCTTCAAACCAACCATAAACAGTAAATACTGTTTTCCCTTTCAGTGTCGAGTTTTTGTTCTGTGGAGGCCGATTTACGCACACATTCATCGGCCTTTAGAAAACCTATCCGCTTGATCTTTAATCGAATCAAGTGTGTACACTCTCACAGCTCCTATAATGTGGAAGTCAAACAGGAAGGAGGCTTAAACTAACCGAGAAGCTCTCCGGTTTCTGCGGATACCTCCAGCAGACGGTTCCTCCATGCGTTTTGTCAGCGGTCCACCTCTTCATCTGTCATGTCATGTTTTCCTGCACAGAGAGAGGCGCACAGGTGGCTCACATTATAGAGCTGAATTTATCCTCTGCCAGAATGCACAGTTTGTCCAAACCAGCTGACTGACCTCTGGAGATTCCGTGCTTCTATACTGCTGTGATTCTTTTGCAACAGTGTTTTGCTCACACAAACGCGAAACCTCATTTCACctatcttttttgtgtttttatttttaagaaaacaaaaattatTTGAATGAAAATTGATCAAATATACGTCACAATTTTTAAAGATCTGAATACTTGTGTcttaattgaattaaattacattaatttgaaaatacTACACTGGGTCATGACATGACTTCTGCCTTTTTTAGAAGGAGCCTTAGCTACATTACCCTCAAAACATAATATTGAAATTAGATTATTGAGGAAACAAAGTTTCAACTCTTAATGTGAGCCTCTCATTAATCAAATTGTACTGAATAATTGCCTCTTATTAGGAAGCAATTCAGAACATTTACACTGCAGCCTGCACTTTAGTTCTCTGGGAAAATAATCCCACTGCAGTATCTCTGGTGCATGTGCCCATGTTATGCTACATCCTATGTCTGGGGAGACTGGTCACTGTAAATGGAGCAGAACCATGTACCTCCTGAATGTTGCACAACATTGTGTAAGGCCATGAGCCCCAGCTTGGTACTGGGACATATCCTGGTTTTCCCTTGAAAGCCCCCCTGGCCCACAGGAAACCCAgctctgctttgtgttttgaGTTCCTTTAGTAATAGTGACTGTCACACTACTTTCACTCAGTGCCAGAGCTCTTCATTCAGACCCTGGCATGTCTCAGCGCAGGTCTAATGTGGTTGCATTTTACTGCTCTCATTCATATGCCCTCTTTAATATAAAGCAGGTAATGTTTCACACGTGCAAATATGAAAGTAACTCTCAAATATGCGTGTGTGCATTGCATAAAATGCAAAACATACACAagcaggagcacacacacacacacacacacacacacacacacacacacacacacacacacacacacacacacacacacacacacacacacacacacactaacacacacacacacacacaaactcacgcACACTTTCCCTGATTATTCCCTCTGACCTCGTGCTCCCCTGCTCAGCTGCAGGAGGCCTCTGTGCCCAGGGGAGAAGGTTCTGACTTGCAGAGTGGGAGTCTGATCCTGCACAGCGTCTGAGAGCTACAGGCTGCACATATACACAATtcacaagaagaaaaagaggaacagaggaggCATGGCCTGCACTTTCCCCTCCACTGTGTATGCTCTCGGCAATGATAAGCAAGCAAAAAGAGATCATGCAGTGTGACGAGGACATAGGCTTACCATGGTGCTAAAAAGATTACATAAACAGCACGGATCAGATTCTGCAGCAAAATAGTGTTAAAATAATTTATAGATTCAACAGGGAACTTAAATTTAATTATTGAACGTATAATTTTAAAGTAATAATGAGGCCACAGCCTAATTACATTTGTTTAATCTACATTCAGTATTTATGTTAGGAGTGTAAAACTGGTGAAATTTAAGGCTTATCAACTGAGGTAGAATTTCAATGATTGggtatactttttttttctcaataaattgACCATAAAGTCCCTCAACAAGGCCTGTAATATTTGCTTAGTTAGGAAATACGTGCTATCacattaaaagaacaagttACCGACTCTTCATTTTCTCATGTAAATCAGACCAAACCCCCACTGAAGGAAAGATGATTTTTTTGGTCTGTGTGGCTAATAGAAGAACCCCCAGAGAGAGAATAAAGGAGAGGTAAGGACAGCAAAATGGGAAGACTGAGAGACAGGGGGGGAAGAGGGGGATGACCTGCCTCTCAGATCAAAGA is from Notolabrus celidotus isolate fNotCel1 chromosome 10, fNotCel1.pri, whole genome shotgun sequence and encodes:
- the twist2 gene encoding twist-related protein 2 codes for the protein MEEGSSSPHSPVDSLVTSEEELDRQQKRFARKRRHSKKSCEDSSGGSSPGPGKQGKKPSPSSTQSYEELQNQRVLANVRERQRTQSLNEAFSSLRKIIPTLPSDKLSKIQTLKLASRYIDFLCQVLQSDEMDNKMSSCSYVAHERLSYAFSVWRMEGAWSMSASH